In one Sporomusa sphaeroides DSM 2875 genomic region, the following are encoded:
- a CDS encoding DNRLRE domain-containing protein, translated as MSVINILASKSLTVSTRRSRRGMKGKKIIVGNKRKCNYFSYLFFDTSVIPNSLSLLSAKLVLFKLCDFFSCTAVTFSVYPLLDQFSSYTTYDKDCSVSLDPTLKQDFFPFTCEAAIEIDITTIVDMWLKNTLVNRGIVIKGNNTHYPPCCYTSFGSAYSADNTVIPFIRAAFAQGPCLCFLPNSDITYTAKVFPAKNANFSGRAGNGP; from the coding sequence TTGTCAGTTATCAATATCTTAGCAAGCAAAAGCTTGACAGTATCTACTAGAAGATCGCGCCGAGGCATGAAAGGCAAAAAAATAATTGTCGGAAATAAACGTAAATGTAATTATTTCAGTTATCTTTTTTTTGATACTTCGGTAATCCCCAATAGCCTGTCGCTGTTATCTGCAAAATTAGTGTTATTCAAATTATGCGATTTCTTTAGCTGTACAGCCGTAACGTTTTCCGTCTATCCTTTATTAGATCAATTTAGTTCTTATACAACCTATGACAAGGATTGTTCCGTAAGTTTAGACCCGACACTTAAACAAGACTTCTTTCCCTTTACCTGTGAGGCAGCTATTGAAATAGATATAACAACAATAGTTGATATGTGGCTTAAAAACACATTAGTGAACAGGGGCATAGTAATAAAAGGCAATAACACTCATTATCCCCCTTGTTGTTATACATCCTTTGGTTCTGCTTATAGTGCCGATAATACTGTAATTCCCTTTATCAGAGCAGCCTTTGCACAAGGCCCGTGCTTATGTTTTTTACCTAATTCAGACATTACCTATACTGCGAAAGTTTTTCCAGCTAAAAATGCTAACTTCTCGGGACGAGCAGGTAACGGTCCGTAA
- a CDS encoding PucR family transcriptional regulator, giving the protein MTLKQFYEKFRKKHQLQLIAGEKGIYTSFKWIYLLEDLNNMSFIRGGELIITTGLANSYDHWLEELIHSVNKKGASGIILNIGNYIKDIPHYLIDYCNNNHLPLLIMPWEIHIADIMQDGFNDIIKEKQEEEYFSKIFSNAIFDNMIDNAFIAEHEDMKPYSYSTYGIVAFKNVSNDKLTVILNQAEQKYLLLTKKTTQYAILYNITENNFAATLAFLHSSLSTDDDIHCGISTLGQGLQCLFNKRIEADKALQVAIATKKPHCFYNNLGLYQIILGISDETILDNLYTQSLKTIVDYDQKHNSNYLEILRYYIEFNSSVQLVAEHTFTHRNTINYRVAKIKKLLQSDLSSMEERCRIRLAFCLYDLQHSNTVN; this is encoded by the coding sequence TTGACGCTAAAACAATTTTATGAAAAGTTCCGAAAAAAGCACCAGCTACAACTAATAGCTGGCGAAAAAGGTATTTATACCTCTTTTAAATGGATTTATCTGCTAGAGGACTTGAATAATATGAGTTTTATTCGCGGTGGAGAATTAATTATTACAACCGGGCTTGCCAACAGTTATGATCACTGGCTTGAAGAACTCATTCATTCAGTAAACAAAAAAGGTGCAAGCGGTATTATTTTAAATATTGGAAATTATATTAAAGATATACCCCATTATCTCATTGATTATTGCAACAATAATCACCTGCCGCTGCTTATCATGCCCTGGGAAATACATATTGCTGACATTATGCAGGATGGCTTCAATGATATTATTAAAGAGAAACAAGAAGAAGAATATTTTAGCAAGATATTCTCCAATGCCATATTTGATAATATGATTGATAATGCATTTATTGCTGAACATGAAGACATGAAACCCTATTCCTATTCCACCTATGGAATTGTCGCTTTTAAAAATGTCTCTAACGATAAATTAACCGTGATTCTAAATCAAGCAGAACAAAAATATCTGCTCCTGACAAAAAAAACTACCCAGTATGCCATCCTATATAACATAACCGAGAATAACTTTGCCGCTACACTGGCTTTCCTTCATAGTTCTTTAAGTACCGATGATGATATTCACTGTGGCATTTCCACGCTGGGGCAAGGCTTACAATGCTTATTTAACAAACGAATTGAAGCAGATAAAGCCTTGCAGGTGGCCATCGCTACGAAAAAGCCCCACTGTTTCTATAATAATTTAGGCCTTTATCAAATTATACTAGGTATTTCAGATGAGACTATATTAGATAATTTATATACACAATCGCTAAAAACCATTGTTGATTATGACCAAAAACACAATTCTAATTACTTGGAAATACTGCGCTATTATATTGAATTCAATTCTAGTGTCCAACTCGTTGCTGAGCACACCTTTACGCATCGAAACACCATTAACTACCGCGTTGCCAAAATCAAAAAGCTGCTCCAGAGTGACCTGTCTTCCATGGAAGAACGCTGCCGTATTCGGCTTGCCTTTTGTCTTTATGATTTACAACACAGCAATACAGTTAATTAA
- a CDS encoding epoxyqueuosine reductase produces MSMKNQIEQLIVEKVASLNRPDLFRRPIVSFSSATDSRYSELKEIIGPWHLNPTELLPDAQSVISYFVPFTSLVVAAPKTVDGGSEAWGEAYAIINPYFNVVNQAVIQYLSDLGYSASAVQATHTYDPKDMKSIWSHRSAAAIAGLGTFGANRMLITEKGSGGRFCSVLTSATLYEEQAPAETRCLYVKNGSCGLCFKICPVNALVPDSFDKFICQDECNKNQKQDRHGADTCGKCISVCPVAYID; encoded by the coding sequence ATGTCAATGAAAAATCAAATTGAACAGCTTATTGTTGAGAAAGTGGCATCATTAAACCGACCTGATCTATTTAGGAGGCCGATTGTAAGTTTTTCTTCTGCCACAGATAGTAGATATTCTGAATTAAAGGAGATTATTGGTCCATGGCATTTAAACCCTACTGAACTACTGCCAGATGCTCAAAGCGTCATCAGCTATTTTGTACCGTTTACCAGCCTGGTGGTAGCAGCGCCGAAAACAGTTGACGGCGGTTCTGAGGCCTGGGGTGAAGCCTATGCCATAATTAATCCTTATTTCAATGTCGTGAATCAGGCGGTCATTCAATACTTGTCTGATTTAGGCTATTCAGCCAGTGCAGTACAGGCAACCCATACCTATGACCCCAAAGATATGAAATCAATATGGTCACACCGAAGTGCTGCTGCCATTGCAGGTCTAGGCACCTTTGGCGCAAATAGAATGCTTATTACCGAAAAAGGTTCTGGCGGACGATTCTGTTCAGTGTTAACATCTGCCACCCTGTATGAGGAACAAGCTCCGGCAGAAACCAGATGTTTATATGTTAAAAACGGCTCTTGCGGTCTATGTTTCAAAATCTGTCCGGTAAATGCCCTGGTGCCTGATTCTTTTGATAAATTTATTTGTCAAGACGAATGTAACAAGAACCAGAAGCAGGATAGGCATGGTGCCGATACTTGCGGCAAATGTATTAGTGTATGCCCGGTGGCTTATATTGACTAG